The Candidatus Omnitrophota bacterium genomic sequence CCGCTGAGGACGCGATCGGGCCGTCGGTTTTGAATTTCCAGGCAAGTTCCAATTCAGCAGGGAGCGTTCCGTTGCAAACTCCAAGCTGCTGCTGGCCGCCTCGATACATAGGCCAATCCTGATTCGACGAGCTCGCTTCGTTCGACGAGAAACCGGCATTGCACAAAAACGCCATTACCAGCGCTGCGCCTAGATACCAATGAATTCTATTCATAACAAGTCGCATCGAAATCAATTTGCGCATGGAAATAACGATCTCTCTGTATTCATAGTTAGCCTCCTTACTGAGGCTTTTGGCAACAGCGTCGTATGAATGGTTCCATAAGTTGCTCGAGCGCGTCATACCTAATCCGATTTTTATAAACAACGCTCGAATACGATAATCTACAAACGTAGCGTCTATCGAACTAAGATTTCTTTTTCACATCCAGGCAGACGACGTCGCCAGCTGCATTCCTGCAAAATATCTTGCCATTCGATAAGACGGGAATAGTCCAACACCGTCCCGATAATACTTTTTTTCGCCCTGTCGGAGCAAATCCTTTTTCGCTGGCTTCGGCGACGGCTAACTCGCCGGTTTCGCCAAGGACGATCAATTTGCCGTCCGCTAGCATGAGCGAACCTTTGCCAAGGCTGCGATCCATCCAAACGTCTTTGCCGGTTTTAACATCGACGCATTTAAGGGTGGATTCGTCGAATCCATACAAAAAGCCTTTCCACAGGACGCAGGCGTTCATATGGTTTCGCAAAAGACGGTTATGCCAGATTTCCTTCATTTCGCCGCTAGGCGCGATTTCCAATAGAGAACCGCCTTTGCTATATCCCGATGATATGAATACTTTGTTTTCAAATATCAGCGGGGTGGCGGCATTAATGCCATAACTAGTTTCCCAAGGGAACTTTCCAAACTCTTTCCCCGTTTTCAGATCGAGGATAACCAGGCCGTATTTAGGAAGAACAGCCACGTATTGAACGCCGTTCATCGAGAAGGATATGGGAGAGGAGTAGGCCGATTCATAGTTTTCCGTAATCCAAACCGCATCTCCTGTTTTTTTATTCAAAGCGACCGTCGGACCAACGTCTATAATAATTCGGTCTCCATCCAACAGAGGAGAAACGGCGAATCGCCAGGTTGGCATGGTAGTATTGTATTCTTTTTGGATGTTTTTCTTCCATCTCTCTTTTCCCGATTTTACGTCCAGGCAGTAAAGTTGTCCGTCCTTGCTGATAGTATAAACGGACTCTTCATCGACGGTTGGCGTACAGCCCGGCCCTCCTTCATGCATGTTGGGGAACAACTCGCAATCGTAGGAATATCGCCATATCTCCTGGCCAGTTTCGGCGTCGAAACACCATACCGCGTCCCGATCTTTTTCATTTCCCATCGTAAATACGCGGCCGTTCTTGACGGAAAAAGACGAGAAACCTATTCCTGCCGATTTCGTCCATTTTATTTCCGGCTCTTTGCCGCTCCACTTCGACAGCCAATCGCTTTCATTCGATATGCGATCCCTATGCGATCCATGAAATTGAGGCCAATCCCATTGGGAATCGCAAAAACCCGACGGAAGTATTAAAAAAAACGAACAAAAAGACGCCCATAAAAAAAGAACTTGTTTACTCTCAATTTTCTTCCATAACATAATTCTTCTCCTATCCTCGCTTAAATTATTAAAGTCCATATTCTTAACGCATGTTACGTGCAAGATGAAAAATTAAAACGCGCGATCCGCAGGTTTCCAATTCTGCGCCCAAGCCATCGAATGGATCTTTCATTTTCCATCAGATTGCTTTTGGAGCGCATAAAGCGTTTTCATCGTTGCTACATACAAAGCGCCATTCGCTGGCGTCGCTGTTCCTGCAATGGGGCTATCCAACCGAATCTCACTAATTACTTTTTTCTCGCGATTCGCCGTTAACTCAAGGAAATTTCTCTGCCGGGTCCCGATATAAACCTTTCCGTCGGCAACCATCGGAGACGCCCATATCTCCTCTCTCGTCTCATGCGTCCAATAAGTTTCCCCTGTTTTCGCATCTAAGCAATGCACAACGCCGTCGCAATCCGCAATGAAAACCAATCCATTGGCGATTGCGGGAGTAGTACAACAATGTTGGCGCAAATCCACCGACCAGATCAATCCCGATGAAGTAATATCTCCACGCTTTGTCGCGTCGATGCACTTCAACCATGCTTTATTCTTCCCCCACCAGATGTCGCCTCCGACGGCTATATAGACGCGATTTTCATAAAATACCGGCATTCCCTTGATATTGCTTGGCCCTTCCTTTCGATTTCTGAGATACTCGTGGATATTCTCTTTCGGCGCAGTAAGATCGCAATCGAAACTCCATACTTTCTTGAGCGTTGCGACCGTTCCCTCCGGCGGCATCGAATCTAATGCCTCAAACGCGTAAACAACGCCGTTTCCGCCGCCGAAGAAAATCAATTTTCGCCCATTCACCTCGCCTAACGCCGGCGACGACCAGGTCGAATGAAAGATGTTAGGGCCGATTCCTTCCTGATCCCGAGCTAACAGCCGTCCCGTTTTCTTGTCGAGCGCAATGAGGCTTGGCCCCTGCGGCGCTCTGATTTTTTTGTGAGTATTGTCGACGCCGTTGCTTGTGTTGACGTAGAGAAAATCGCCGTCGATGAGAATCGAACCGTGAGCGCCATCGTGAGGATAAGTCCCCGCCTGATTTGGAATGTCATAGAGCCAGATGATGTCGGCGTCCGTAGCCGAGACTTCAATCGTGTTTCCTTCTCCTAGTCCCATATGACGTCCCTCGTCTCGATAGGGTCCATCGTTGCCGTTGCTCAAGCCGTCAATGTCGAGGCACATAACCTCATCGCGATTGCTCACTATATAAACGCGATCGCCTTCGACGGTAACCGGCGATACTAGCCCTGTTTGCGGCCAATCGAGATAAGGATCCGGCCCAAGCTTTGGAACCGATAGCTGCCATAAAAAGGCTCCATCCTTTTCATTCAAACACAATAGGATGCCTCGATCGCCCTTTTGGCGTTGATTTCGCGGAGGATTATTGTTAGTTCCAATAAAAACCTTTCCCTTTGCGATAATCGTCGTAGACCATGTCTGATCGCCAAGCGGCGCCTTCCATTTAACATTCTTGCCGGTTGCGAGATCGAAATCGTCAACCAGCTGGATCTCGCTGGAAACCATATTCCGCGAATGCTTCTCGCCCCACTGCGGTTGATCGTCGGCGGATGCTATCGATCCGGCAAGACTACTGCAAATAATTAGCGCTGCACAAAATACTAAATTCTTCTTCCAAGCCATATTCCGCATCTTTCTCTGTTTGTTTTCATACTCTTAAAAGCAAACGCCATAAGCAATCCATAATCATATAAGAAGAAGCAGCAGTGAAAAAGCCGCAAGGGATTCGTGAGGTGGAAGAGACGGATAGGATAACGGCAAACCTGGCATAGTTTCGCAACGAATGCCTTGAACAGCGGAGAGAATCCATTATGGATCGCGAAAACGCTAGGCCATAAAAATACGGAGATGCTGATCCGGGTATACGGCAAATACATCGAGAAAAGAAATGGAACGGATGACGGCTCTCACTTCAACGGCCTCTATCAAGGAAGCAACAGTAAGAATGAGGAGCAATAATTTGGGCAAAAACGAGAAAATTGAGGAGAGGTTAAATCATCGTAAGTCCTATAAAATCAAAACACGCCGGATAGGACTCGAACCTCCAACCTCCTGATCCGTAGTCTTGAAGTGCATGTTTTACTACCTTCCACTAGTTTATATAATCCCCGTATTTCCTAAGAAATATTCATATGCGGTTCTGGAAGCCGCGCCGGTTTATAAAAACGCGGAGAAAGGCCGCGCCGTGGATATCAAACTGACGCAATTCATGCCATCATTGGCCGAGATTCCCAGCAAGGAACTGGAAGCGATCAAAGAACGGGCGATGAAAAGCGGATTCGACTTCATCGACTTTTGGGCGATCAATTTCGATTGACAGCCGGGGAAGCCCTTCAACCACCATTGGCAGGACTACCGGACGCGCAAAGACCGTTCCTTGAAAACCGTAAGCAGCGCCGAACATGTTTATCCGAAAAAGGGAACCTATACCGCTTGTGTAAAGGTTGTAGATACGTTCGGCTGCGATACAAGCATCACGGTTGAGGTGAAAGTATGACGGCTTCGTTTTTGGAGTGGTTAGATAGCCGGAAAAAAAAAGATGCAGATTCCAGGTTGTAGGGACCCACGTACTGAGCGCTGCCGTCCTGCGGACGACCTACAAGAAATCCTGCGCATATCCGCCTAGACTTTATTTTTACTCTCCAAAATAGGGAAAGTCAATAGAAATTAAAAAAACATTTAGCTTGACGCAAAAGTATAAGGATTTGAAACGAATGAAATATCGAATCTATTGCGATTTTACCAGGGAAATTCGATAGGCTGGGAGAACGTTTCTTTAGCAGCAAGTTCCAATAAATGAAAAAGACCCTTTCGGGTCCCGATGGCTTTATACCATCCACATCCGGTTAACCGGATTGATTAAAGTATAACCGTAAAAAAGCCTGCTCGTCAACGGATATTTCTAAAAAGAGTGGACAATCTCATGACAACCGCAGAAAGCCCCATCGTCAATCCCGATTCTCTCGCTCCTCTGTTCGAACCGTGGGAAGAGCCGAACGCCCGCCGCGAACGCGCCGACAAAAAGGGCGAAGCGGCGAAAAGGGTTATGGGGCGCAGACCGTCTCGGATAGCCATCGTTCAACGCTTGCGCAGCGATGTTCGGCAATGGCGGGAAGCCTTTTATGCAGGCGTAAGCGATACGACGCGGATTCTATTGAATCATTGGTTCGAACGCCCTCATCGCATGAAAACTCCCGCCGGGGATGAATTCGAATTCCGTTATTACTTTTGCCAGCGGGAAGCGGTTGAAACCCTCATTTATTTGAAAGAGGTTCGGAAGATTCAATGCTTGTCCCAAATCATCGGCGAATATGGCGGCGAGGACGCATTAATTCAGGCTTTGGGCGTTACCGAAGAAGAAGACGCCTGGAGCCGCTACGCCTTCAAACTAGCGACCGGCGCGGGCAAAACCAAAGTGATGAGCCTTGCCATTGTTTGGAGCTACTTTCACGCCATGCGGGAATCGGATTCCGAAATGGCCCGCCATTTTGTGGTGATTGCTCCGAACCTTACGGTTTACGAACGCCTGAAAGAAGACTTTGGAAACGGCAAGATATTCGACAACGATCCGCTTATTCCGCCGGAATGGAAGGGCGATTGGAACATGAGCGTTGTTTTGCAGGATGAAGCCGCCGGAGCCGCAACCGGCGGAATTCTTTACCTGACGAATATTCATCATCTTTACGATAAGGAAAAACGGAAATCCAAGAAGGACGGCGAAACCTATTCTTTCATGGGGCCAGCCGTATCGAAAACAAGCGCCCTAGATACCGGAGAAGCCTTGCGAGACCGCATAACCAGCCATCAACGGGTGATGGTTTTGAACGACGAAGCCCATCACGTTTGGGACCCGGATTCCGCTTGGAATGAAGCGATCCGGTTTTTGCATGACGCGATCAAAGCACGAACAGGCGGCGGATTAGTAGCGCAGTTGGATTTTTCCGCTACGCCCAAGGACAACAAGGGGCAATTGTTCAAGCATATCGTATGCGATGCGCCGCTTGGGGAAGCCGTAGACGCGGGCATTACGAAAACTCCCATTATTGGCAAATGCGGAGACAAACTGGACGAGGAACCTAGCGATGATGCGGCGTACAAATACGAACGCCATTTACGGTTTGGCTACGAACGATGGAAGAAAAGCAAGACGGAATGGGAAAAAAGCAAGAAAAAAGCCTTATTGTTCGTTATGTGCAACGACACGGAAGCCGCCGATCAAATTACCCGGCGGTTAAATACCGATGAAGCGTTTGCGGAACTGAACGGCAAAACCATCAACCTGCATACGAACTTGAAGGGAAAAATCAAGAAGAAGGGCAAAGGGGATAATGTCATTTATGAGTTTGTGGAAAACGAAAAAGACATTAGCGATGATGACCTAAAAGAATTGCGCAAACTAAGCCGCGAATTGGACGCCAACGCTAGCCCCTATTACTGCATCGTTTCCGTTCTCATGTTGCGCGAAGGGTGGGATGTGCGCTACGTGACAACGATTGTTCCCTTACGCCCTTATTCTTCCAAAGCGAACATCCTTCCCGAACAGACTTTGGGCCGGGGTTTGCGCCGGATGACTCCGCCCGGATTCCAAGGAGCCAACGAAGTCGTTACCGTTGTAGAACATCCAGCCTTTGCCAGCCTGTACCAACAGGAATTGGCGCAAGAAGGTTTTCCTATTGAAATCGTGGACATTGACTATGTTCCGGCTACGACGATTTCCATATTTCCCGATGAAGCCCGCAAGGACTTAAGAGCCCTTGAAATCGAAATCCCAACCATAGCGGCGGGATATAAGATTGTTCAGCATCTCTTGATAACTTACAAACAAACCTTGCCCTAGGATCCCCATTAAAGGGTAGAAGGAGCGTTTTATTTCTTTTTCATTTTCGAATCACGGATATCATGAATGATTTGGATTTCTCGGAGAAAAACTTTTGGGGCGCTATCCCTAACGCTAACCGTTTTTTTGTTTCGCCTTTTTTTGCGTCCTACTTTTTCCTTCGCGTTTTCGTGATTCAATCCAATAGAGGAATTTTATAAAAAACAATCTCAATTCAAGTGGGTATTAAATGTTAAAAGGGGACGGTCATTCGATCGTCCCCTGTTTGTTTTAGGAAAACAGAAAAATCCATAAGGATTAACGTTTGGAGAATTGGAACCGCTTCCGGGCGCCGGGCCGTCCGTATTTTTTCCGCTCGACCATGCGCGGATCGCGCCGCAAGAAGCCGGACCGCTTCAAAGAATTGCGGTATTTGACATCCAGGGAAATAAGCGCTCTGGAAATTCCATGCAGAAGAGCGCCCGCCTGACCGCTCAGCCCGCCGCCTGCGATGTTGGCGTAGACGTCGAATTTTCCCTTCGTGTCCGTAACATCGAAAGGCTGGCGGATAACCATTTCCAGTGTTTTTCGCATAAAATAATCGGAGGATTTCTTGCCGTTGACGATGATTTCGCCCGTTCCGCTTTTAATATAAACCCGCGCTACGGAAGTTTTGCGCCGGCCGGTTCCATAAGATAAATGTTGAGCCGCCATATCTATTTCTTCTTTCTCCTTTATTTAGCCGCGTAAGGAGCCGGTTTGCAGGATTGATGTGGATGATTCGCGCCGCGATACACCCGGAGTTTTTTCATCATTTTCCGTCCCAATCGGGATTTGGGAACCATGCCGCCCACCGCTCTCATAATGACTTTTTCCGGTTCTTGTTCGAGGGCGTGCCGGAAGGTTTTGCGCTTCAATCCACCCGGATACATCGTGTGGTGGATGATTTCCTTCTTTTCCAGCTTATTGCCGGTCAGAACGATTTTCTCGGCGTTGATCACGATAACATGATCCCCCGTATCGAGAAAAGGAGTGTAAATTGGTTTATGCTTGCCGGTCAACAAACGGGCGACTTGGCTGGCCAATCGGCCCAAGGTCATTCCACTCGCATCGACAAGGTGAAAGGCGTGAGTGGATCGAATTTCTTCCGGCGTGGCGATGTGCGTTTTCATAATAACTCCCATGTTTTACCATGCGCGTTGAAGGTGGATTATTTTTCTCCACAAAAAAGAGAATTTTATAAGAGGGGAATCCGCCGGTCAAGGAGCACGGATTGCTCCCTATGAAAAATCGGGATAATGAGCCTATTTTCTTATGCGCATTATCTCTATCGGCTTCAAGTAAAACGTTAGATTCCGTTTAATAGAGACACCAATCTCCAACAGGCGACTGTCCCGCCGTTCTAACGGGCAACGGACCTGCTGGGGCGCTTTGGGGAAGACGATATCCAACTGGCCCGCCATCCATAGCCAAGGTCGTTTCGATAGCATTCGCTGCGAATGTCGTTAGAAGGCGTCCATCGATGCGAAAAAGATCCCTTACGTCGGAGATATCAAGCCCGCCGGGAGTGGCAAGGTCTACTTGCGCATCGGTTAACGAAAGCGCATCGTTGGGATCGATGTTCCAAAAAGGCGCCGCTACGCCAGTCAGTTGAGCGTTATTGGATGCGTAATTCCATATTTTCGTATTGAACATGCCGCCGAAGAAATCGGCGTCGTCCGTATCGATGCGCACTTGGGCGTTGGGGCTGAGATCGACGCTGAGAATCATCGAATCTTCAATGAGGACGAAAACACCCTCTCCTCCGCCCGTGTTGTGCCGCCACAACCGGTTGGAGTCGCGGATTTGATGCTTGACCAACGTACAGTTTTTCAAGTAGACATATTGGGGATTCGCTTCTTCCGTTTCGAACAGGTTGATATTATAACCGGAGGCGGTGTCGT encodes the following:
- a CDS encoding PKD domain-containing protein codes for the protein MKTVSSAEHVYPKKGTYTACVKVVDTFGCDTSITVEVKV
- a CDS encoding DEAD/DEAH box helicase family protein, which codes for MTTAESPIVNPDSLAPLFEPWEEPNARRERADKKGEAAKRVMGRRPSRIAIVQRLRSDVRQWREAFYAGVSDTTRILLNHWFERPHRMKTPAGDEFEFRYYFCQREAVETLIYLKEVRKIQCLSQIIGEYGGEDALIQALGVTEEEDAWSRYAFKLATGAGKTKVMSLAIVWSYFHAMRESDSEMARHFVVIAPNLTVYERLKEDFGNGKIFDNDPLIPPEWKGDWNMSVVLQDEAAGAATGGILYLTNIHHLYDKEKRKSKKDGETYSFMGPAVSKTSALDTGEALRDRITSHQRVMVLNDEAHHVWDPDSAWNEAIRFLHDAIKARTGGGLVAQLDFSATPKDNKGQLFKHIVCDAPLGEAVDAGITKTPIIGKCGDKLDEEPSDDAAYKYERHLRFGYERWKKSKTEWEKSKKKALLFVMCNDTEAADQITRRLNTDEAFAELNGKTINLHTNLKGKIKKKGKGDNVIYEFVENEKDISDDDLKELRKLSRELDANASPYYCIVSVLMLREGWDVRYVTTIVPLRPYSSKANILPEQTLGRGLRRMTPPGFQGANEVVTVVEHPAFASLYQQELAQEGFPIEIVDIDYVPATTISIFPDEARKDLRALEIEIPTIAAGYKIVQHLLITYKQTLP
- the rpsI gene encoding 30S ribosomal protein S9 → MAAQHLSYGTGRRKTSVARVYIKSGTGEIIVNGKKSSDYFMRKTLEMVIRQPFDVTDTKGKFDVYANIAGGGLSGQAGALLHGISRALISLDVKYRNSLKRSGFLRRDPRMVERKKYGRPGARKRFQFSKR
- a CDS encoding PQQ-binding-like beta-propeller repeat protein, with amino-acid sequence MAWKKNLVFCAALIICSSLAGSIASADDQPQWGEKHSRNMVSSEIQLVDDFDLATGKNVKWKAPLGDQTWSTTIIAKGKVFIGTNNNPPRNQRQKGDRGILLCLNEKDGAFLWQLSVPKLGPDPYLDWPQTGLVSPVTVEGDRVYIVSNRDEVMCLDIDGLSNGNDGPYRDEGRHMGLGEGNTIEVSATDADIIWLYDIPNQAGTYPHDGAHGSILIDGDFLYVNTSNGVDNTHKKIRAPQGPSLIALDKKTGRLLARDQEGIGPNIFHSTWSSPALGEVNGRKLIFFGGGNGVVYAFEALDSMPPEGTVATLKKVWSFDCDLTAPKENIHEYLRNRKEGPSNIKGMPVFYENRVYIAVGGDIWWGKNKAWLKCIDATKRGDITSSGLIWSVDLRQHCCTTPAIANGLVFIADCDGVVHCLDAKTGETYWTHETREEIWASPMVADGKVYIGTRQRNFLELTANREKKVISEIRLDSPIAGTATPANGALYVATMKTLYALQKQSDGK
- a CDS encoding PQQ-binding-like beta-propeller repeat protein, with translation MLWKKIESKQVLFLWASFCSFFLILPSGFCDSQWDWPQFHGSHRDRISNESDWLSKWSGKEPEIKWTKSAGIGFSSFSVKNGRVFTMGNEKDRDAVWCFDAETGQEIWRYSYDCELFPNMHEGGPGCTPTVDEESVYTISKDGQLYCLDVKSGKERWKKNIQKEYNTTMPTWRFAVSPLLDGDRIIIDVGPTVALNKKTGDAVWITENYESAYSSPISFSMNGVQYVAVLPKYGLVILDLKTGKEFGKFPWETSYGINAATPLIFENKVFISSGYSKGGSLLEIAPSGEMKEIWHNRLLRNHMNACVLWKGFLYGFDESTLKCVDVKTGKDVWMDRSLGKGSLMLADGKLIVLGETGELAVAEASEKGFAPTGRKKVLSGRCWTIPVLSNGKIFCRNAAGDVVCLDVKKKS
- the rplM gene encoding 50S ribosomal protein L13; protein product: MKTHIATPEEIRSTHAFHLVDASGMTLGRLASQVARLLTGKHKPIYTPFLDTGDHVIVINAEKIVLTGNKLEKKEIIHHTMYPGGLKRKTFRHALEQEPEKVIMRAVGGMVPKSRLGRKMMKKLRVYRGANHPHQSCKPAPYAAK